GCCCGCGCCGTCGTCGGACGCGCCGCGACTGATGACGAACCCCGTACAGCGGGGCGCTGACCCACTGGGCGGCACGGTCAACAAGACCGTGCTGCCCAGTGGGCTGCGCATCGTCACCGAATCCATCCCGACCGTCCGCAGCGTCTCGATCGGGATCTGGGCCGCGATCGGCTCCCGCGACGAGACGCCGGAGTTCTCCGGCGCGTCGCACTTCCTGGAGCACCTGCTCTTCAAGGGCACCGAGCGGCGCACCGCGATGGACATCTCCGCGGAGATCGAGGCGGTCGGCGGCGAGACGAACGCGTTCACCGCCAAGGAATACACGTGCTACTACGCGCGCGTGCTGGACGAGAACCTGCCGCTCGCGGTCGACGTGCTCTGTGACCTCGCGGCGAACTCCGTGCTCGCCGACGCGGACGTGGAGACCGAGCGCGGCGTGATCCTCGAAGAGATCGCCATGCACGACGACGAGCCCGGCGACCAGGTGCACGACATCTTCACCGAGCTGATCTACGGCGACCATCCGCTGGGCCAGCTCATCTCCGGCACCGAGCAGACCATCGGCGCGATGACCCGCGCGCAGATCGAGACGTTCTACCGCGAGCGGTACACCGCGCCGCACCTGGTGATCGCCGCGGCCGGCAACCTCGACCACGACGCCGTCGTGGCCCAGGTGACCGCGGCGCTGGCCGGCACGCCGCTGGACGGGCCGGCCGCCGCACCCGCGTCCCGCCGCGCGTCCGAGCCGGCCCCGGCGTACGCGCCGCCCGCGCAGGTCGTGGAGCCGAAGGACACCGAGCAGGCGCACGTGGTGCTCGGTGCGCCCGGCCTGGCCCGGCTGGACGACCGGCGGTTCACCGCCGGCGTGCTCAACAACGTGCTCGGCGGCGGCATGTCCAGCCGGCTCTTCCAGGAGATCCGGGAGAAGCGCGGCCTGGCCTACTCGGTCTACTCCTACACCACGCAGTACGCGGACTCCGGCCTCTTCGCGGTCTACGCGGGCTGCGCGCCCGGCAAGGTCGAGGAGGTGCTGGAACTGTCCCGTGCCGAGCTGGCCCGGGTCGCTCGCACCAGCCTGACCGCGGAGGAACTGGACCGGGGCAAGGGCATGACCAAGGGAGCGTTCGTGCTCGGCCTGGAGGACACCGGCTCCCGGATGACCCGCCTGGCCAAGGCCGAGCTGCTCTACGACGACCTGCTGCCGGTCGCCGGCTTCCTGGAGCGGGTCGACGCGGTCACCGCGGACGAGGTCGCCGCGCTCGCCGAGGACCTGCTCACCCGCCCGCGGTCACTCGCGGTGGTGGGCCCCTTCGACGAGGACACGGTCTGGCCTCTGGGATAGTGGCGCGGTGAGCGAGACTATCCCAGTCGCTGTCCTCGGAGCCGCCGGCCGGATGGGCACCGAGGTGTGCAAGGCGGTCGGCGCCGCCCCCGACATGGAGCTGACGGCCACGGTCGACGCCGGCGAGCCGCTGGACAAGGCGGCCGCCGCGCGGGTGATCGTGGACTTCACCACGCCCGGCGCCGTGCTGGACAACCTGCGGTGGGCGATCGACCGGGGCATCCACGCGGTCGTCGGCACCAGCGGCTTCACCGAGGAGAAGTTCGCGCAGGTGCGCGAGTGGCTGGCGGCGAAGCCGGGCGTCGGCGTGATCGTCGCACCGAATTTCGGCATCGGCGCGGTGCTGATGATGGAGTTCGCGGCGAAGGCGGCCCGCTACTTCGAGTCCGTCGAGATCATCGAGCAGCACCACCCGCGCAAGCTGGACGCGCCGAGCGGCACCGCCACGCACACGGCACGGCTGATCGCGGCCGCGCGCGCGGAGGCCGGCCTGACCGCCATGCCGGACGCGACCGCGGACGAGATCCCAGGCGCGCGCGGTGCGGACGTGGACGGTGTGCGGGTGCACGCGGTTCGCGCCACCGGCCTGGTCGCGCACCAGGAGGTGCTGTTCGGCGCGCTCGGCGAGACGCTGACGATCCGGCACGACTCGCTGGACCGGGCGTCGTTCATGCCGGGCGTGCTGCTGGCCACCCGCGAGGTGCTGACCCGCCCGGGCCTCACGGTCGGCCTGGCACCGCTGCTCTGAGCCGGCCCCGCCGCGCGTTCGGCAGATCCCGCCGCGAACCGGCGAAGGTCTGCCGAACAGGGCTCTAGAGGGGGGCGTCGGCGAGCGAGACGTGCAGGCGGAGCTGGGGAATGAGCAGGTCGTCGACGTCCAGCGCCCGGGAGGCACCGTCCGGCTCCCAGCCGGCCGAGCCGAGGAACTTGCGGGTCGCCGCGTCCGCGTCGTACGCCCACGCGATCGCGGTGCCGAACATGTCCTCCCGCCACAGGTCCACGGCCGCGGACAGCAGCCGGCTGCCGTGCCCGCGCCGGCCCCAGCGCGGCTCGACCAGCAGATCGGTGACGGCCGCGACGTCCGGGCCGAGCGCGCCCGGCTCCTCGCCGGGCGCGAGTGCCTGCTCATCGGCCGGACCTGCCGCGGCGAAGCCCACCAGATACGATTGTTCGGCCTGCTCAACGGCGACCAGAACCCGGTGCCGGGGTGTCGGCGGGGCCTCGATGGACTCCCGCCACCGCTCCGTCAGCCAGGCGACGTCGACCGCGTCGAGCACCTGCTTGGGCAGCAACCGGCGATACGCGACCCGCCAGGTCGTGAGCTGGATTCGTGCGATGTCACCGGCGTCCTGCGAGCCGGCCGGTCGAACGTACCCGAGTGCCATGGTTGGCAAGAGTACGTGTACACACTCGATCTCTGGGGGACTCTTCCGATGCGGACGCTCTGGCGGGTCGCCGGCGTGGTGCTGTTCGCCGTCGCCGTCGCCGTCTTCGACCTGGTCACGTCCGCGCGGCACGGGTTCTTCGACCTCAAGGTCTACTGGGGAGCGCTGAACTACTGGGCCAACGACGGCGGCATGCTCTACGACTACCTGAACCCGAACACGCTGTACGGGTTCACCTACCCGCCGTTCGCCGCGTTCGTGATGCTGCCGATGGCCTGGGTCCCCTGGACCGCCGCGATGACGATCAGCGTGATCGCGACCGTGGCCGTCACCGCGGTGCTGGTCTGGTGGATGATCCGGCCGATCGTGCAGCGCCAGGGCTGGACGCCGTGGCTGGCGTTCGCGATCGCGGCCTGCCTGGTCGCCGCGTACGAACCGATGCGCGAGACGGTCAACTTCGGCCAGGTCAACATGCTGTTGCTGTTCCTGGTCGCGGCGGACGTGCTGCTCCTCGTCGCGCGGCGGAGCCCGTTCGGCGGCGTGGGCATCGGCCTGGCCACCGCGATCAAGCTGACGCCCGGCGTGTTCATCGTCTACCTGCTGGTCACCGGCCGCTGGCGGGCCGCGATCACCGCGTCCGGCACGGCCGCGTTCGTGACGCTGGTCGCCGCCGTGATCGCACCGGACGCGTCCCGCGAGTTCTGGCTGTCCGCGCTCTGGAACACCGACCGGGTCGGCGACCTCGGCTTCATCTCCAACCAGTCGCTGCAGGGCGTGGTCGCGCGGCTCTTCGGCGACGACCTGAAGCCGCTCTGGGCGCTGCTGGTGGTGGCCACGCTGGTCTTCTGGGGCTGGCGCTGCCGGCTCGCGATCCAGGCCGGTGACGAGCGCGCCGGCCTGGCGCTGACCGCGGTGCTGGGCTGCCTGATCAGCCCGGTGACCTGGGTGCACCACCTGGTCTGGCTGCTGCCCGCGCTGTTCCTGATCGCCGGCGACGGGTTCCGGTCGACCGGCCGGCGCCGGAAGGTCATGCTGACCGTCGCGTTCCTGAGCTGGGCGATCCTGTGCAGCCGGCTGGTCTGGGTCTGGACGTACCGCACCGGCGGGCTGGGCGGCTTCCTCGGCGGCAGCGCCTACCTCTGGGTCAGCATCGTGCTGCTGCTGGCGATCCCGATCGACCGCGCGGACGACCCCGAGGACCAGGACCTGTCCGAGGGTACGGAGGAAGCCCGCCCGTCGCTGGTCGCCTGAAATCTGTCGGGGGCGCGCGGTAGCGTGCCCTCTCGATGGCCATCTCCGACGATCTCTCGCTCGCTCAGGCGCGGCGCGTCACGCTCGCCGCGCAGGGCTTCACCGACCCCCCGCCGGGCGGTCCGGTCACGATGCGGCACCTGCGGCGCGTGCTGGGCCGGGTCGGCCTGCTGCAGATCGACTCCGTCAACGTGCTGCAGCGCGCGCACTACCTGCCGATGTACAGCCGGCTCGGGCCATACCCGACGGAGCTGCTGGACCGGGCGTCCGCCCGGCGCCCGCGCACGCTGTTCGAGTACTGGGGGCACGAGGCGTCGCTGATCCCGGTCGAGCTGCAGCCGGCGCTGCGCTGGCGGATGGCGGAGGCGCACACGTCCGCGTGGGGTGGCATGCGGCGCATCGCGCAGGAGCAGCCCGGCCTGGTCGCCTGGGTGCGCGACGAGGTGCGCGCCCGCGGCCCGCTGACCGCGGCCGAGATCGAGCACGACGCGCCGCGCGAGACCGGCAACTGGGGGTGGAACTGGTCGGTCGTCAAGCGCGCGCTGGAGTGGCTGTTCTGGTCCGGCGAGGTCACCGCGGCCGGCCGCAACTCCGCGTTCGCCCGCCTCTACGACCTGCCCGAACGGGTGCTGCCCGCCGCGGTGGTGGACGCGCCGACACCCCCGGTCGAGGACGCGCACCGGCAGCTGGTCGAGATCTCCGCCCGCGCGCTCGGCGTGGCCGCGGAACCGGAGCTGCGCGACTACTTCCGGCTCCCGGTCGCCGGCGCCCGCCGGGCGATCGCGGAACTGGCCGAGGCCGGCACGCTCCGGCCGGTCCGGGTCGAGGGGTGGAACCGGCCGGCCTACCTGCACGCGGACGCGCGGCTGCCGCGCCGGGTGCGGGCCAGCACGCTGGTCAGCCCGTTCGACCCGGTGGTCTGGGAACGGGCGCGGGCCGAGCGGCTGTTCGGCTTCACGTACCGGATCGAGATCTACGTGCCCGCCCCACGGCGGCTCCATGGCTACTACGTGCTGCCGTTCCTGCACGGTGACCGGTTCGCCGGCCGCGTCGACCTCAAGGCCGACCGCAGGGCCGGCGTGCTGCGCGTGCCCGCGGCCTGGCGCGAGCCGCACGCGGACGAGGCGGAGACCGCGCACGCGCTCGCGGCCGAGCTGCGCCGCCTCGCCGGGTGGCTGGGCCTGACCGAGGTCGCCCCGCCGGAGCGCGGCGACCTGGCCCCGGCGCTCACGGCCGCGCTGGCCGCCGCGCACGACGCCGAGCCGGTCCCGTCCGTCGCCACCGGCCCGGCCGCCGGCGGTGTCTGACAGCCCGGTCGCGGTCCTCCGGCACCGCACCGGTCGGCCTCGGCACCGGTCCACCCGGCGCCGGGTGTTTCCCGGTGGTGGCCGGTTTGCGGCGCTGGCCGGCTTTCCGGATGGCGGCCGGTTTCTAGCGGCGTCGCCGGGGTCGCGGTGCGGAGGTAGGTTGGGGGACGGATTCGGCGAGACGGGAGACAAGCATGAGCGGCGAGCCGTCGCAGGCGGATTCGAGGTTCGTGGACACCACGTCGCCGCATCCGGCCGACGGCCCCGGCGTGGTTCGGCAGTCCGGGACGGACGACACCCGTCCCGTCTCCCCAGCCGGTTCCGACGGGCCGTCGTACCCGGCGTATCAGCCGGGTCCCGACGGGTCGTATCCCGCGTACCAGCCCGGTCCCGACGGGACGTATCCGCCGTATGCGGGCTACCCGCCGGGTTACGTGCCGCCGCAGCCGGACCGGCTCACCCGGCTCGTCGCCCGGATCCACGCGCGCACCCCACGCTGGCTGGCACCGCTCGCCGTGTTCGGCTGCGTCTCCGCCGCCGCCGGTTACGTGCTCTGGGCCGACCCGGCCGCGGCCGACGCGAACGCGCAGCCGACCTGCATCGTGAAGTACCTGACCGGGTTCGACTGCCCGGGCTGCGGCGGGACGCGCGCGGTCTGGTACATGATGCACGGCGACATCCCGGCCGCGGCCCGGCATCACGCGGTCCTGCTGTTCGCGGTCCCGTTCGTGGCCTACCTCTACGTCGCCTGGGCCGGGAAGGCACTGTTCGGCTGGCGCCTGCCGAGCTGGGAGCCGTCCTCCCGGTCCCTGATCTGGTTCCTGGCCGCCTGGGCCGCCTTCTCCGTGCTGCGCAACCTGCCGTGGGCGCCGTTCACCTGGTTCTTCGTCTGACCGTCGGCGATCGCCGGTGACCGTCAGCGGCGGCCCGCGACCGCCCGCACGGCGACTGCCCGCACGGCGACCGCCCGCGGCGTCGCGCCCCCGGTGACCGCGCCGGCCCGCCACCACCCGGACGGACCGGCCCACGGCGGGCCCGCGCGCCGGGACCGGCTGGACGTGGCCGCGACTTCACCGGCTAGTAAAGTCGGGCAGGTTTCGAACCGAGGGGGTCCGACATGGCGGAGATCGTGCCGCAGCAGGTGCAGTTGATCGCGTGGACGCAGTTCCAGGCGCCGGAGGGCGTGGCGTGGTCGACGGACGCCGAGGGCGGGCAGGCGCTCGCCGAGTTCGCGGGCCGCGCCTGCTACCAGTCGTGGAAGAAGCCGAACCCGAAGACGGCGACGAACGCGGGCTACCTGGAGCACATCCTGGAGACCGGGCACTTCAGCGTGCTGGAGCACGGTTCGGTCAGCTTCTACTTCTCCGGCATCTCCCGGTCGCTGACCCACGAGCTGATCCGGCACCGGCACTTCTCCTACTCGCAGCTCTCCCAGCGGTACGTGCCGGAGCGCGACGCCGCGTTCGTCGAGCCGGACGTGATCGCGGGTGACCCGGAGCTGCACGCGATGTTCGAGAAGGCGGCCGACGCGAGCCTCGCGGCGTACACCGAGCTGCTGGAGGGCCTGGAGGCGAAGTTCGCCGACGTGGAGAGCCCGACGCTGCGCCGCAAGCAGGCCCGTCAGGCCGCGCGCGCGATCCTGCCGAACGCGGTGGAGACCCGCATCGTGGTGACCGGCAACTACCGCGCGTGGCGGCACTTCATCGCGCTGCGCGCCACCGAGGCGGCCGACGTGGAGATCCGCGAGCTGGCCGTCGAGTGCCTGCGGCAGTTGACCGAGAAGGCGCCGAACGTGTTCGGCGACTTCACCATCAGCACGCTTCCGGACGGCACCGAGGTCGCGAGCAGCCCGCACGCCGAGCGGTCCTGAGCGGAAATATTTTTTTGGCACCATCCGGTCCGCCCCGGCCACAAAGCATCACGCCGGGGCGGCGGCCGGACGAAAGAAGCTCCTTGCCGTACCCTCGAGGGTTGAAAAAAGACGGCCGGGCCCGTGCCGCAGGCGACGAGGCCTTCGGGCCGCTCAGCGGCCGTCCGCTAGGTTGTGTGCATGACGCACGACCACAGCGCCGCCCGGCGGCCCTTCGGACGAGTTATCACGGCCATGGTGACGCCGTTCCGCCCGGACGGCTCGCTCGACGCGGACGGCGCGCAGACGCTCGCCGCGCACCTGGTCGATGTGCAGCGCAACGACGCGCTGGTGCTCAGCGGCACCGGCGGTGAGTCGCCGACCACCACCGAGGCGGAGAAGGAGACGCTGATCCGCGTCGTCCGCGAGGCGATCGGCGACCGCGCGCAGATCATCGCGGGGGTCGGCACGAACGACACCGCGCACACCGTGGAGCTGGCCCGCACGGCCGAGAAGGCCGGCGCGAACGGTCTGCTCGTCGTCACGCCGTACTACAACCGGCCGCCGCAGTCCGGCGTCGCGCGTCACTTCACCACCGTGGCCGACGCGACCGGGCTGCCGGTGATGCTCTACGACATCCCGCACCGGGCGGGCATACCGATCGCGACCGAGACGCTGCTGCGGGTCGCCGAGCACCCGAACATCGTGGCCGTGAAGGACGCGAAGGGTGACCTGTTCGCGACGTCCGCGGTGCTGGCCCGGACGAATCTGGCGTACTACAGCGGCGAGGACGCCGCGACGCTGCCCTGGCTGTCGATCGGCGCGTCCGGCGTGGTCGGCACGTCCACGCACTTCGTCGGCGCGCGGACGCAGGAGCTGATCACGGCGTTCGAGCGCGGCGACGTGGCCGAGGCGCTCCGCCTGCACCGGCAGCTGCTGCCGATCTACACGGGCATCTTCCGCACCGCGGGCACCATCCTGGTCAAGGCCGGGCTCAACGCCCAGGGCCTGCCGGCCGGGCCGGTGCGATCGCCGCTGGTGGATGCCACCGAGGACGAGACGGCGCAGCTGCGCGCCGATTGCCTGGCCGCCGGCGTGGAGTTGGCGGCATGATGAACGCACCGAGGTGATTGCATGACGCTACGTAAGACCGAGTCGGGCGCCCAGCACCGGGTGGTGGGGGTGTGACCACGGAACAGACCGCCGTGCACGTTCCGCCGCTGCCCAAGGGAGCCCTCCGGGTCATCCCGCTGGGTGGGCTGGGTGCCATCGGCCGGAACATGACCGTCTTCGAGTACGACGGGAAACTGCTCATAGTCGACTGCGGGGTGCTCTTCCCCGACGTGGACCAGCCCGGCGTCGACCTGATCCTGCCGGACTTCACCCCGATCCTGGACCGGCTCGCCGACGTGCAGGCGATCGTGCTCACCCACGGGCACGAGGACCACATCGGCGCCGTCCCCTACCTGCTCGCTCACAAGAAGGACATTCCGCTCGTCGGGTCCCAGTTCACGCTGGCCCTGGTCGAGGCGAAGCTGGCCGAGCGCCGGATCGACCCGTACACGCTGACCGTGAAGGAGGGCCGGAGCGAGAAGCTCGGGCCGTTCGAGTGCGAGTTCTTCGCGGTGAACCACTCGATCCCGGACGCGCTCGCGGTCGCGATCAAGACGCCGGCCGGCACCGTCCTGCACACCGGCGACTTCAAGATGGACCAGCTGCCGCTGGACGGCCGGATCACCGACCTGGCCGGCTTCGCGCGGCTCGGCGCCGAGGGCGTCGACCTGCTGCTCTCCGACTCGACGAACGCGGAGATCCCCGGCTTCGTCTCCCCGGAGCGGGAGATCGGCCCGGTCATCGACTCGATCTTCGCCAAGGCGACCGGCCGGATCATCGTGGCCAGCTTCGCCTCGCACGTGCACCGCGTCCAGCAGGTGCTGGACTCCGCGCACGAACACGGCCGCAAGGTCGCGTTCATCGGCCGCTCGATGGTGCGGAACATGGGGATCGCCCGCGACCTCGGCCTGTTGCACATCCCGGACCGGCTGGTCGTCGGCATGGACGAGGCGATGAACCTGCCGCCGGACGAGATCGTGCTGATGTCGACCGGTTCGCAGGGCGAGCCGATGAGCGCGCTCGGCCGGATGGCCACCGGCGACCACCGGCACGTCACGATCACGCCCGGTGACACCGTGGTGCTGGCCAGCTCGCTGGTCCCCGGCAACGAGACCTCGGTCTACCGGGTGATCAACCGGCTGTCCCGGGCCGGCGCCACCGTGATCCACAAGGAGGTCGCGCGGGTGCACGTGTCCGGCCACTCGCCGGCCGGTGAGCTGCTCTACCTGCTCAACGTGGTCAAGCCGAAGAACCTGATGCCGGTGCACGGCGAGTGGCGGCACCTGCGCGCCCACGGCCGGCTCGGCGTCGAGTCCGGCATCAAGCCGGAGCACGTGGTGCTGGCCGAGGACGGCGACATCGTCGACCTGGTCGGCGGCCGGGCCCGCGTGGTCGGCCACGCCGGTAACCGCTACGTCTACGTCGACGGTCTCGCGGTCGGCGACGTCAGCGAGTCGCTGCTGACCGAGCGCAAGATCCTCGGGGACGGCGGCTTCATCGCCGCGACCGTGGTGGTCGACTCCGTCACCGGCAAGGTGGTGGGTGGCCCGGCGATCTCCGCCAAGGGCTTCTCCGAGGACCCGGAGGCGTTCAACCCGGTGCTTCCGCTGATCACGGACGGCCTGAACCGGGCCGCGAACGACGGCATCACCGACCCGCACCAGTTGCAGCAGATCGTGCGCCGCATCGTCGGCCGCTGGGTGAACGAGGCCTACCGCCGCCGCCCGATGATCGTCCCGAACGTGGTCGAGGTCTGATCGACGGCCGGTGCGGGGGCAGTCCGCACCGGCCGCTGCTTTTCCGCTATCCGCTATACGGCAGATAGACCTATGGCGATCACGGCGCGTTACTGCTTGACTCGACCCCAGTGTGGGGGGAACCGCACTGGGGGGAACGATCGGCACCCGGCGCCCGCTCGGGCCCGGGTGCCGATTCGGGGGGAGCCGGCGCCATGCCCGTGTTGCTGCATCTCGTGACCGGCATGCCCGCGGCCGTCGCCGTCCTCGTCACCGTCTTCTCGGCCGCCGCTCCAGGCGGTGCCTGCCTGCGCGTTCATTCGTCTCCCGGGCTGTCGCGCGCCGTCGGCCGGGGCGCTCCGATCGGGCCGCCGCTCCGCTTCGCGCCGCCGCTCCGCTTCGCGCCGCCGCTCCGCTTCGCGCCGGCCCGGCCCCGCGTCGCCGGTCGGGGCTGAGTCGATGCAGACTGCGGTGTCCCTACCGGCCGTACGGCAGACACGTGCGGTGTCGGCCGGTGGGAGCGCCGCTCGGCGGCCCCGATGAGCTCCCAGGACCCGCCCGCCGTCGCCCGTCGTCGTCTGCGCCTGGCGCTGCGCCATGCCCGGCAGCGCCGGAAGCTCACGCAGCAGCAGGTGGCGGACGCGCTGGAGTGGTCGCTGTCCAAGGTGCAGCGGATCGAGAGCGGCGACGTCAGCATCTCCACCACGGACCTGCGGGCCGCGCTCGTGCTGCTCGGCGTCGTCGACCCGCGGCGGGTCGCGCAGTTGACCGAGGACGCGAAGGCGTCCCGCCGGCAGCGCTGGTGGACCACGGCCGAGTACCGCGAGCATCTGAGCCCGGCGATGCTGCAACTGCTGCAGTTCGAGTCGGAGGCGACCGCGATCCGGGTGTTCCAGGCGACGCTCATCCCGGGTGTCCTGCAGACCCGGGCCTATGCGGGCTGGATCCAGCATTTCTGGGCCGGCGACATTCCGCATGCCGATATGAAGGTCCGGGTCGAGCTCCGGACCCGCCGTGGTGAGAACCTGTTCGAGGTGCCGGACCCGCCGGCCTATCTGCTCATCCTCGACGAATCCGTGCTGCACCGGGAGGTCGGCGGCGCCGAGGTGTTCGCCGAGCAGTTGGAATACCTGCTGGAGAGGATTCGGCAACGGCTCGTCACGGTGCGCTTCGTGCCGTTCCGCGACGCGGTCAAGCTGGTGATGCTGGGCTCCTTCACCATCCTGGAGTTGCCCGACGAGGAGGACGTCTTCCTCTATCAGGAGGAGGGCTGGGGTGACTCGATGCATCATTCGCTGGCCACGATCCACCGGTACCGGGAGATCTTCGAACAGGCCTGGGAGGCCAGCTTCCCGCCCGACGTCTCGGCTCGTTTGATTGAAAGTTGTGTGCTGAGGCTCCGGACCCTGCTAGACAGGCAGCGGCACTCCGCCTAGACGCCGGGTGGAAATTCCACCGGTCCGCGGTACCGATGTGATCGAGGAGTCCAGATGAAATCTGCTGCACAATGGCGCAAAAGCACCTATTGTGACACCGCCTCGTGTGTCGAGGTCGCCGATCTATCGCGCGGTGTGATCGGTCTGCGTGACGGCAAGAATCCGTCCGGGCCGGTCCTGCGTTTCTCCGCCGCCGAATGGCATGCGTTTCTCGACATGCTCAAGCTAGAGAATATGGTTTGACGGGGAATCCCGGCAAAAGGGTGCGGCCGCGCGATGCGGCCACACCCTTTTGCATTCAGTAAGCAATTTATTACATTGAAGTATCTGATTGAAGGAGGCTGACATGGCGAGCGTCGATGTGGTCCACGTGGCCTGGCAGCGCAGCACCCGATGCGACACCAGCTCCTGCGTGGAGGTCGCGCGCGAGAGCTCCGGAGCGCGAGTACGGAACAGCACCGATCCGGCCGGCCCGGTGCTGATCTTCTCGACGGAGGCGTGGCGCGCCCTCGTCGAAGAGATCCACCGGTTCCGCTGACGGAAGATCAGGCGTTCGTGGTACGCGTTCCGTACCGACATGGTTCACCGAAAGGGCGGTGACTTTCCCCACGATCGATCCGTTAATCCATTCCTGACGCCACCCCCGTACCCCCGCCCGACGTCGCCGCGGCGTCCCGGCGGGGGAGTCAGGTAAGGAGCAGACGGATGAACCGAAGACGAGCACTCACCACGGCGGCCGTCGTCGCCACCGCGGGCGCCGCCGTCGCGCTGACGTTCCCCGCGTTCGCCGGCACCGGTGAACGGGAGCGGCCGGCCGGTGACACGGCCGCCGAGCGCCCCCTCGCCGCACCCGAGGTCCTCGCCGCGCTCTCCCGCGACTTCAACCTGACCACCGAGCAGGCCACGGACCGGCTGGCGGTGGAGCGGGAGGCCACGGCGGCGGTCCGCGCGGTCCGGGCCACCGCCGGCGCCGCCTGGGCCGGCGCCTGGCTGAACGACGACGCGGACACGCTGACCATCGCGGTGACCGACCGGGCGCTGGCCGACGACATCCGGGCGGCCGGCGCCGAGCCGAGGATCGTGGCGAACAGCG
This genomic window from Catenuloplanes niger contains:
- a CDS encoding DUF397 domain-containing protein gives rise to the protein MASVDVVHVAWQRSTRCDTSSCVEVARESSGARVRNSTDPAGPVLIFSTEAWRALVEEIHRFR
- a CDS encoding DUF397 domain-containing protein — protein: MKSAAQWRKSTYCDTASCVEVADLSRGVIGLRDGKNPSGPVLRFSAAEWHAFLDMLKLENMV
- a CDS encoding helix-turn-helix domain-containing protein, which codes for MSSQDPPAVARRRLRLALRHARQRRKLTQQQVADALEWSLSKVQRIESGDVSISTTDLRAALVLLGVVDPRRVAQLTEDAKASRRQRWWTTAEYREHLSPAMLQLLQFESEATAIRVFQATLIPGVLQTRAYAGWIQHFWAGDIPHADMKVRVELRTRRGENLFEVPDPPAYLLILDESVLHREVGGAEVFAEQLEYLLERIRQRLVTVRFVPFRDAVKLVMLGSFTILELPDEEDVFLYQEEGWGDSMHHSLATIHRYREIFEQAWEASFPPDVSARLIESCVLRLRTLLDRQRHSA
- a CDS encoding ribonuclease J, which produces MTTEQTAVHVPPLPKGALRVIPLGGLGAIGRNMTVFEYDGKLLIVDCGVLFPDVDQPGVDLILPDFTPILDRLADVQAIVLTHGHEDHIGAVPYLLAHKKDIPLVGSQFTLALVEAKLAERRIDPYTLTVKEGRSEKLGPFECEFFAVNHSIPDALAVAIKTPAGTVLHTGDFKMDQLPLDGRITDLAGFARLGAEGVDLLLSDSTNAEIPGFVSPEREIGPVIDSIFAKATGRIIVASFASHVHRVQQVLDSAHEHGRKVAFIGRSMVRNMGIARDLGLLHIPDRLVVGMDEAMNLPPDEIVLMSTGSQGEPMSALGRMATGDHRHVTITPGDTVVLASSLVPGNETSVYRVINRLSRAGATVIHKEVARVHVSGHSPAGELLYLLNVVKPKNLMPVHGEWRHLRAHGRLGVESGIKPEHVVLAEDGDIVDLVGGRARVVGHAGNRYVYVDGLAVGDVSESLLTERKILGDGGFIAATVVVDSVTGKVVGGPAISAKGFSEDPEAFNPVLPLITDGLNRAANDGITDPHQLQQIVRRIVGRWVNEAYRRRPMIVPNVVEV